Proteins encoded together in one Impatiens glandulifera chromosome 1, dImpGla2.1, whole genome shotgun sequence window:
- the LOC124920555 gene encoding cytochrome P450 78A5-like: MAFSVGFTRFVISSDPGSAKDILSSSAFADRPIKESAYELLFNRAMGFAPFGEYWRELRRISATYMFSPKKIACAEGFRKEICNQMITQVKTQMELKGDVEIKQVLHFGSLNNMMMTVFGKYYDFGENGDGLEVEGFVSEGYKLLGTFNWSDHFPILGWLDVQGVRRRSQKLVSRVDGFVRKIIDDHSKVTDHDNNHGYFVDVLLDLERENKITRSDMVAVLWEMIFRGTDTVAILLEWILARLVLHPDIQAKALAEIESSIGSSREVMESDIPNLPYLQAIVKETLRMHPPGPLLSWARLAIHDTHVGKYFVPAGTTAMVNMWAIAHDKGIWSDPEEFRPERFIEQEVSVMGSDMRLAPFGSGRRVCPGKTMGLATVHIWLAVLLQNFEWASKDDVDLTEVLKMSMEMKNPLVCKVVARVF; encoded by the exons ATGGCCTTTTCGGTTGGGTTCACCCGTTTTGTTATTTCAAGTGATCCGGGTTCGGCTAAGGACATTCTCAGCAGTTCTGCCTTCGCTGATCGACCCATTAAGGAATCCGCTTACGAGCTCCTGTTTAATCGGGCAATGGGATTTGCTCCTTTTGGAGAATACTGGAGGGAGCTAAGAAGGATTTCAGCCACTTACATGTTTAGCCCCAAGAAAATAGCTTGTGCCGAAGGATTCCGTAAGGAGATCTGTAATCAGATGATCACACAA GTAAAAACACAAATGGAGCTAAAAGGGGATGTTGAGATCAAGCAAGTTCTTCACTTTGGTTCATTGAATAACATGATGATGACCGTTTTTGGAAAGTATTATGATTTTGGTGAAAATGGGGACGGTTTGGAAGTAGAGGGATTTGTAAGTGAAGGATACAAGTTACTAGGGACATTCAATTGGAGCGATCATTTCCCAATTCTGGGGTGGCTTGATGTTCAAGGTGTGAGAAGGAGAAGTCAGAAACTAGTTTCTAGAGTGGATGGGTTCGTTAGAAAGATCATAGACGATCACAGCAAGGTTACTGATCATGACAATAATCATGGATACTTTGTTGATGTTCTTCTTGATCTTGAGAGAGAGAACAAGATCACTCGATCTGATATGGTCGCTGTTCTATGG GAAATGATCTTTAGAGGAACAGACACCGTTGCAATTCTATTAGAATGGATTCTAGCCAGACTAGTTCTTCATCCAGACATTCAAGCCAAAGCTCTCGCCGAAATTGAATCATCTATTGGCTCTTCGAGGGAAGTAATGGAATCTGATATCCCAAACCTGCCATATCTCCAAGCTATCGTAAAGGAGACTCTAAGAATGCACCCTCCAGGCCCCCTCCTTTCATGGGCTCGACTTGCAATCCACGACACACATGTTGGGAAGTACTTTGTCCCTGCAGGGACTACGGCCATGGTGAATATGTGGGCCATAGCACACGACAAGGGTATTTGGTCGGACCCAGAGGAGTTCAGGCCAGAGAGATTCATTGAACAGGAAGTCTCTGTTATGGGGTCTGACATGAGGCTTGCTCCTTTTGGTTCAGGAAGGAGGGTCTGTCCTGGAAAAACTATGGGTTTGGCTACAGTTCATATTTGGTTGGCTGTGCTTCTTCAGAACTTTGAGTGGGCCTCTAAGGATGATGTGGATTTGACTGAGGTTCTCAAAATGTCAATGGAAATGAAGAATCCTTTGGTGTGTAAAGTTGTTGCTAGGGTTTTTTGA